Part of the Candidatus Desulfofervidus auxilii genome, CCTCAAATAATAAAGAAACGTCAGACTATGCTGGATGAACTTGAACATCAGATCATAGCTTTTTACTTTAAAGGCATGACTACCAGAGATATTCAGGAAATTCTTTCAGAGATGTATGGTTTTGATATAAGTCCATGTTAATCTCCAAAATAACAGATAGAATACTTCCGAGGATTGAGGAATGGCTTAGTAGACCACTTAAGGATAAGTATTTTTTGATTTGGATAGACTGTCTTTTTTATAAGATACGGGAGGAAGGTCAAGTTAAAAATAAAGCTGTTTATGTGGCAATAGGATTAGATCTTGAAGGATATAAGGAAATTTTAGGATTTTGGACAAATGGGAGTGAGTCGAGCCGGTTTTGGGTAAAGGTATTAAATGACCTTAAGGCAAGAGGGATTAGGGATGTTTTTATATTTAGCATAGATGGTTTAAAGGATTGGAGAAGGCTATAGAATCAGTTTTTTCCGCATGCAGATATTCAGAGGTGTGTGGTGCATCAGATTAGGAATTCGTTGAAGTATGTATCCTGGATCATCTACTTTGGAGGAAGCAGAGAAGGAGTTAGAGGGATTTTCTGCTAAATGGGGTGAAAAATATCCGCATGTAGTAAAGAGTTGGGAGACAAACTGGGATGCACTTACAGCATTTTTCAGATATCCTTTAGAGATAAGCGGGTTATGTATATTACAAATATTATAGAGAGTGTAAATAGCAAATTTAGGGAAGCAACAGCAGGTAGGAGGGTAATTTCCGACAGAAGAATCTTTGTTAAAATGCTTATATATGGCAGCTATGGAGCTGGAACGTAAATGGATCAAAATTAAGGATTGGTCACATATTTACAGCGAGATAGTGATTTTATTTGAAGGCAAGCTATAATAAAATTTACACAAATGGATGGACAATCCCCAAAATTATTGACACAACCCACTTTTTATGAATTATAACCTTCTATAGCTTTTTGTATAATTATACAAGCCTTTTCTATATTAATATTTTTTTCATACCATTGACGAGCTGATTCTCCCATTTTTTCCCGAAGGGAGGGATTTTCTACTAATAATTTAATAACTTCAGCAAGTGCCTCATCATTTTCTGAAGGAACAACCACTCCACCACCACTTTTTTGTAAAAGTTCTGCCGTATCTCCAGAACCACAGAAAATCATTGGCTTGCCTAAAGCATGATAGTCAAAAGTTTTACTTGTAAGTGTACTTGAAAAGTGTTCATTTTTAGGTAAAGCTTGAATACAAATATCTAACTGCCTAATTAAATTTCTAGCTTCTTTTCTTGGTACAGCAGATAAAAATAAAACATTATCAAGATCATTCTCTTTACAAAATTTTATATATTCTTCTTTTTTCTCACCACTACCTACTATAACAAAGCCTAATTGCTTAAAATTTTTAAGTCGTTTAGCAGCTTTAAGAAGGGTTAAAACATCGTTAACTTTACCTAATCCTCCTATATATCCTACGAGAATTTTTTTATTTATAAGTTTGTGAAGAAAAAGAGAACCGTCTCCAGAAGAAGGTAAGGAATTGTTTAAGAAAACATCTGCGTTATAAAGAAGAAATATCTTTTGAGGGGAGATACCATAATCTATAAGTCGCTTTCTTATTCCAGGGGTAGCAGCAAGAATTCCCGCAGCTTTTTTTCTAAAAAATTGTTGAAGTTTAAAAAGAAGTTTTGAGAATATTCCTGGTTTTATTATTCCCAGAGCGATAGCTGTTTCAGGATAAAGATCTCTTTCATCAAGCACCATCGGGGCATGCTTGATTAAAGAAACTGAGTATACTATAGGCATTATAAAAATTGGATGTGTACCAGCAAAAACTCGATCTACTTTTCCTACTTTTAATATAGAAGCTAAACCAGCTAAAACAGCGTAACTAATATAATTAAATATTCTACGAAATAACGACCGCCGGTAATGCTTAGGAGCCCATGTTCGCAAAATACGAATTCCCTCAACTATTTCTTCTGTACACCATGCTTTATAAGGTCTTATATCTTCACCAGTCATATATTGAACACCAGATGTAATCACTGTTACTTTATAACCTGCTCTTTTTAAAAGACGGGCTTCCATCCAGGGTCTGAAAGCTCCGGGTTCACTCTCAAGAGGCAAATGGTAAGTAAGAAAAAGCACATGTTTTGGTTTATAACTCTTACTTGACTTCATAATATAGCCTCAATAATTCTTTCTACATCAGATTCACTCAACCCATGATGCACAGGGAGAGCTAAAATACGCTCAGCTACATATTCGGTATTTGGAAGATTATGTTTCCCATACATCTGCTCAAAAATTGGTTGTTGATGAAGTCCTCTGGGGTAATGAATACCTGTAGCAATTCCTTTTTGTTTTAATTTTTCAGCCAATTCATCTCTACTACATCCAAAAACTTCTTTATCTACAAGGATACAATACTGATGCCAAGCATGTTTGCTATTTGGAGTAACTTTTTGAGGACGAATTCCAGGAATT contains:
- a CDS encoding glycosyltransferase family 4 protein, whose product is MKSSKSYKPKHVLFLTYHLPLESEPGAFRPWMEARLLKRAGYKVTVITSGVQYMTGEDIRPYKAWCTEEIVEGIRILRTWAPKHYRRSLFRRIFNYISYAVLAGLASILKVGKVDRVFAGTHPIFIMPIVYSVSLIKHAPMVLDERDLYPETAIALGIIKPGIFSKLLFKLQQFFRKKAAGILAATPGIRKRLIDYGISPQKIFLLYNADVFLNNSLPSSGDGSLFLHKLINKKILVGYIGGLGKVNDVLTLLKAAKRLKNFKQLGFVIVGSGEKKEEYIKFCKENDLDNVLFLSAVPRKEARNLIRQLDICIQALPKNEHFSSTLTSKTFDYHALGKPMIFCGSGDTAELLQKSGGGVVVPSENDEALAEVIKLLVENPSLREKMGESARQWYEKNINIEKACIIIQKAIEGYNS